From Bradyrhizobium sp. NDS-1, the proteins below share one genomic window:
- a CDS encoding ArsR/SmtB family transcription factor has translation METEEAVLALAALSQSTRLEAFRTLVRHEPDGLAAGDLARLLEVPQNTLSAHLAILSRARLVSSERHSRSIVYRANLDEFRDIAVFLLRDCCGGRPEVCEPVVQTLQSCCSPKRKERSRG, from the coding sequence ATGGAAACCGAAGAAGCTGTTCTGGCGCTCGCTGCGCTGTCCCAATCGACCCGTCTTGAGGCCTTCCGGACGCTGGTCCGGCACGAGCCTGACGGACTTGCGGCAGGCGATCTCGCCCGCCTGCTGGAGGTCCCCCAGAACACGCTTTCGGCGCACCTGGCGATCCTGAGCCGCGCACGCCTCGTGTCGTCCGAGCGGCACAGCCGCTCGATCGTCTATCGCGCCAACCTCGACGAATTTCGCGACATCGCGGTCTTCCTGCTGCGCGATTGCTGCGGCGGGCGCCCCGAAGTTTGCGAGCCCGTCGTTCAAACCCTGCAATCCTGCTGCTCGCCGAAGCGAAAGGAGAGAAGCCGTGGCTGA
- a CDS encoding arsenate reductase ArsC → MADQIYNVLFLCTGNSARSILAESILREDGAGRFRAFSAGSTPKGMVHPLALRTLQTMDYPIDGMRSKSWLEFAAADAPVMDFVFTVCDNAAGESCPIWPGQPMTAHWGIEDPAAAEGSDLDKQIAFITAFRHLKNRIDAFASLPLRSIDKLSLGTRLREIGHSEGTTSNRNDVA, encoded by the coding sequence GTGGCTGACCAGATCTACAACGTGCTGTTTCTGTGTACCGGCAATTCGGCGCGTTCGATCCTCGCCGAGTCGATCCTTCGCGAGGATGGCGCGGGCCGCTTTCGGGCGTTCTCAGCCGGGAGCACACCGAAGGGTATGGTGCATCCGCTGGCGCTGCGCACGCTTCAGACCATGGATTACCCGATCGACGGAATGCGCTCGAAGAGCTGGCTCGAGTTCGCCGCGGCAGATGCGCCGGTGATGGATTTCGTCTTCACCGTTTGCGACAACGCCGCCGGTGAATCCTGTCCGATCTGGCCGGGTCAGCCGATGACGGCGCACTGGGGCATCGAGGACCCTGCCGCCGCCGAAGGCTCCGACCTCGACAAGCAGATCGCGTTCATCACCGCATTCCGCCATTTGAAGAACCGGATCGACGCTTTTGCAAGCCTCCCGTTGAGGAGCATCGACAAGCTCTCGCTCGGCACCAGGCTGC
- a CDS encoding ArsR/SmtB family transcription factor, with protein sequence MKIDDAAARLEALGNRTRLQIYRALVRAGHAGMPVGRLQDKLKIPASTLSHHIKSLVSVGLVSQVRESTSLVCHANYDTMRGLLDFMAAECCADEAECKGTQTAA encoded by the coding sequence ATGAAGATCGATGACGCAGCAGCGCGGCTGGAAGCCCTGGGTAACCGGACCCGGCTCCAGATCTATCGGGCCCTCGTCCGGGCCGGGCACGCCGGCATGCCCGTCGGCCGCTTGCAAGACAAGCTGAAGATCCCGGCCTCGACGCTGTCCCACCACATCAAGAGCCTGGTTTCGGTCGGGCTCGTCAGTCAGGTGCGCGAATCCACCAGCCTGGTCTGTCACGCGAACTATGACACGATGCGAGGCCTGCTCGATTTCATGGCGGCGGAATGTTGTGCCGACGAGGCCGAATGCAAGGGTACGCAAACCGCGGCTTGA